Proteins from a genomic interval of Nitrospina gracilis Nb-211:
- the lspA gene encoding signal peptidase II — translation MKNKYLQLFLISNILIILDQFTKYLVALHIPQNMSIRIIDSFFNLTHIRNPGVAFGLFADSDLEIKATLFIVFSGIAIIAILVFFHETPSHKKIALRGLILIFAGAIGNLIDRILYKEVIDFLDIHFGSYHWPAFNVADSCITIGVLFMFIDIIKDGTAPQKRPQDPTSESA, via the coding sequence TTGAAGAACAAATATCTACAGCTTTTTCTGATCTCCAACATTCTGATCATTCTCGATCAGTTCACGAAGTATCTCGTGGCTTTGCACATTCCGCAGAACATGTCGATCCGCATCATCGACAGCTTTTTCAACCTGACGCACATCCGCAATCCGGGCGTGGCGTTCGGCCTGTTTGCCGATAGCGACCTGGAGATCAAGGCAACCCTGTTCATCGTCTTTTCGGGTATTGCCATCATCGCCATCCTGGTGTTCTTTCACGAAACGCCGAGCCATAAGAAAATCGCGCTCCGGGGGTTGATCCTCATTTTCGCCGGGGCGATCGGCAACCTCATCGACCGCATCCTGTACAAGGAGGTGATCGACTTCCTTGATATTCATTTCGGCAGTTATCACTGGCCCGCCTTCAACGTGGCGGACTCCTGCATAACCATTGGCGTGCTGTTCATGTTCATTGATATAATCAAGGATGGGACTGCGCCGCAAAAAAGACCACAGGACCCCACTTCCGAATCCGCCTGA
- a CDS encoding FG-GAP repeat domain-containing protein, with product MKWTVFRIATLWLGLIFGLVGFWSGCDFSLPEPPPDVLSQYNTVKVGWGPVFLAHGDLNRDGNEDLVTANSKDHSLTFLFGRGDGTFEPAQTLPVPVEPSFIVITDINHDNTPDLLFNSEGGEAFQVLLGKGAGTFHSMQSVPTGPVPLALIVGDYNGDGHKDVAVTLTFSKLELHFGTGDGHFKRGETYETGSRSISGVSGDFNDDGHEDILLAVQSSNASSIRIFTGSPGGTFRQAERIAQGLRCLTLVKEDMNGDGLYDLVATSAKGDNLYYIPMGTNGKFGRPVSFSGGGGPVSLAIGDFDGDLQKDVVVANSRSSSFSLITRYPNGPFRFPVRDYVTGGTPLAIVSTDFNNDGLPDVAVASNTEGTVDIFMGRGVMR from the coding sequence ATGAAATGGACAGTTTTCCGGATTGCCACCCTCTGGCTGGGCCTCATTTTCGGTCTGGTGGGATTTTGGAGCGGCTGTGACTTCTCCCTGCCCGAGCCGCCGCCCGACGTCCTCAGCCAGTACAACACGGTGAAAGTGGGCTGGGGACCCGTCTTCCTCGCCCACGGCGACCTCAACCGCGACGGCAACGAAGACCTGGTGACGGCCAATTCCAAGGACCACAGCCTCACCTTCCTGTTCGGCCGCGGCGACGGCACCTTCGAGCCCGCCCAGACGCTGCCGGTTCCCGTCGAACCCTCGTTCATCGTCATCACCGACATCAACCACGACAACACGCCGGACCTGTTGTTCAACAGCGAGGGCGGCGAGGCATTCCAGGTCCTGCTTGGCAAGGGGGCGGGAACGTTTCATTCCATGCAGTCGGTGCCAACGGGCCCGGTCCCACTGGCCCTCATTGTCGGTGACTACAACGGCGACGGCCACAAGGACGTGGCGGTGACGTTGACGTTCAGCAAGCTGGAACTGCACTTCGGCACCGGCGACGGGCACTTCAAACGCGGCGAGACGTACGAAACCGGGTCGCGGTCCATCTCCGGCGTATCGGGCGACTTCAACGACGACGGGCATGAGGACATCCTGCTGGCCGTGCAGTCCAGCAACGCCAGTTCCATCCGCATCTTCACCGGCAGTCCCGGCGGCACCTTCCGGCAGGCGGAGCGCATCGCCCAGGGCCTGCGGTGCCTCACCCTGGTGAAAGAGGACATGAACGGCGACGGCCTGTACGACCTGGTCGCCACCTCCGCCAAGGGTGACAACCTGTATTACATTCCGATGGGCACCAATGGGAAATTCGGCCGGCCGGTTTCGTTTTCCGGCGGCGGCGGGCCGGTCTCCCTCGCCATCGGCGACTTCGACGGAGACCTGCAGAAAGACGTGGTGGTGGCCAACTCCAGGAGCAGTTCGTTTTCCCTCATCACGCGGTACCCCAACGGGCCCTTCCGCTTTCCCGTGCGCGACTACGTCACCGGAGGCACTCCGCTTGCGATCGTGAGTACCGACTTCAACAACGACGGCCTGCCCGATGTCGCCGTTGCCAGCAACACCGAGGGGACGGTGGACATTTTTATGGGGCGCGGCGTCATGAGATAA
- a CDS encoding HDOD domain-containing protein, giving the protein MATKIKDMIGSWAASPPVLYYQLKQAMDDPESTFDDYSRVISADPALTARLLKIVNSPFYGFSSTVETIDHALNIIGTDQLMDLALATVVVSKFKGIPRDLINMETFWMHSIATGIAARKMAMAVGIDNPERFYLAGMLHDIGTLLPLKQQTEVAKGVLEQARETKKHLFLVEKETYGFSHAEVCQLLLMEWQLPQRLIDMVTYHHFPLEVSDPEVRRDCCILNMSDIMIYFLKIGNSGEPSVPQLHPDVPKHAGVPKDVIDKIREEVPNEVDETVKMFI; this is encoded by the coding sequence TTGGCAACCAAAATCAAGGACATGATCGGTTCCTGGGCGGCTTCGCCGCCTGTCTTGTATTACCAGTTGAAACAAGCGATGGACGATCCGGAAAGTACCTTTGATGATTACTCCCGGGTTATCAGCGCCGATCCCGCACTGACGGCCCGTCTTCTTAAGATCGTGAACAGTCCCTTTTATGGTTTCTCCTCTACGGTGGAAACCATTGATCACGCCCTGAACATCATCGGTACGGATCAACTGATGGACCTGGCTCTGGCAACGGTGGTAGTGAGCAAGTTCAAAGGCATTCCGCGCGATCTGATCAACATGGAAACGTTCTGGATGCACAGCATCGCCACCGGCATCGCCGCCCGCAAAATGGCCATGGCCGTCGGCATCGACAATCCCGAACGGTTTTATCTTGCGGGCATGTTGCACGACATCGGCACCCTTCTGCCGCTCAAACAACAGACTGAGGTAGCCAAGGGCGTGCTGGAGCAGGCCCGCGAAACCAAAAAGCACCTGTTCCTGGTCGAAAAGGAGACCTACGGGTTCAGCCACGCCGAGGTCTGCCAGCTCCTGCTGATGGAATGGCAACTGCCTCAGCGGCTGATAGATATGGTGACCTACCACCACTTCCCGCTGGAAGTCAGCGACCCCGAAGTGCGGCGCGACTGTTGTATTCTCAACATGTCCGACATCATGATTTACTTCCTGAAAATCGGCAACAGTGGTGAACCCTCCGTGCCACAACTGCACCCGGACGTGCCGAAACACGCGGGAGTGCCGAAAGATGTCATCGACAAAATCCGCGAGGAGGTTCCCAACGAGGTCGATGAAACCGTTAAAATGTTTATCTGA
- the rpsR gene encoding 30S ribosomal protein S18: MNKPKKRAFFSQKICRFCAEKIEHIDFYDIKLLKPLVSERGKIVPSRISGNCARHQRQLTTAIKRARNIALLPFTVEH; this comes from the coding sequence ATGAACAAACCAAAAAAACGCGCATTCTTTTCCCAAAAAATCTGCCGGTTTTGCGCCGAGAAAATCGAGCACATCGACTTCTATGACATCAAACTGCTGAAGCCGCTGGTCTCGGAGCGGGGCAAGATCGTACCGTCCCGCATTTCCGGCAACTGCGCCCGGCATCAGCGTCAGTTGACCACGGCCATCAAGCGCGCGCGCAACATCGCATTGTTGCCGTTTACGGTCGAGCACTGA
- a CDS encoding single-stranded DNA-binding protein, whose product MASVNKVFLLGNLTRDPELRYTPSGAGVASFGLAVNRRYKVGNENKEEVCFVDITVWGKQGENCVEYLSKGSQVMIEGRLQFRSWETDDGQKRNKLDVVASNVQFLGKPGGGGGRGMDSFEEEEGMGVKDDIPF is encoded by the coding sequence ATGGCCAGTGTGAATAAAGTATTTCTGTTGGGAAACCTAACCCGCGACCCGGAATTGCGTTACACCCCGAGCGGCGCCGGCGTTGCCAGCTTCGGCCTGGCGGTCAACCGCCGGTACAAGGTCGGCAACGAAAACAAGGAAGAGGTCTGCTTCGTGGACATCACCGTGTGGGGCAAGCAGGGTGAAAACTGCGTGGAGTACCTCAGCAAGGGCAGTCAGGTGATGATCGAGGGCCGCCTCCAGTTCCGCTCGTGGGAGACGGACGACGGCCAGAAGCGCAATAAGCTGGACGTGGTGGCCAGCAACGTGCAATTCCTCGGCAAGCCGGGCGGCGGCGGAGGCCGCGGCATGGACTCCTTCGAAGAGGAAGAAGGCATGGGCGTGAAAGACGATATCCCGTTCTGA
- the hspQ gene encoding heat shock protein HspQ → MKQSQPKYCIGQMIHHKLYDYYGVVLGVDPEFQLSEEWYEKMARSRPPKNQPWYHVKVHGEDSLRYVAERHLELDRNVFN, encoded by the coding sequence ATGAAACAATCCCAACCCAAGTACTGCATCGGCCAGATGATCCATCACAAGTTGTATGATTATTATGGAGTGGTGCTGGGCGTGGACCCCGAATTCCAGCTTTCCGAGGAATGGTACGAGAAGATGGCCCGCAGTCGTCCGCCCAAGAACCAGCCGTGGTACCACGTCAAGGTGCATGGAGAGGACAGCCTGCGCTACGTAGCCGAACGCCATCTCGAACTGGACCGGAACGTCTTCAACTAG
- a CDS encoding E3 ubiquitin ligase family protein codes for MSNPPKDELEVIFLSLIGAVAGIYLFVTGFRELKAKRIIQNTPTSKINTGAVGTNVEVKGRVIAEKDKMVRAPISGKPCALYHIEIQKWKRNRQSGFNRNRSLTHIGDQRGRWVTVARYFSDDGFYIDDDSGANAMVLVEGATVNRNGGTSDYECSSSEFSTMTPALYQSLDQNKKKIRSFKLKDSAWLFSNNYRFREWCFVPGEQVYVLGHAGSNLKLARPKKAGVKFFLKAKEAIRKNKDLQKRFDTNKDGKLDYYELEHGAQLLAEKLSAKYSKQKLEELASKTKMVFKKEDGFPFIISNRHEEDLVSNIGTWATVKIWGGPVLTVASVVYICSYYFK; via the coding sequence GTGTCCAACCCTCCGAAAGATGAGTTGGAGGTCATCTTTCTATCGCTGATCGGCGCGGTCGCCGGAATTTACCTGTTCGTCACCGGGTTCCGGGAGCTGAAAGCCAAACGCATCATTCAGAACACCCCCACCTCGAAAATCAACACCGGAGCCGTCGGCACCAACGTCGAGGTGAAAGGCCGCGTCATCGCCGAGAAAGACAAAATGGTGCGCGCTCCCATCAGCGGCAAACCCTGCGCGCTCTACCATATCGAAATCCAGAAATGGAAACGCAACCGCCAGTCCGGTTTCAACCGCAACCGTTCCCTCACCCACATCGGGGACCAGCGCGGCAGATGGGTGACGGTTGCCAGATACTTCTCGGACGATGGTTTCTATATCGATGACGACAGTGGCGCCAACGCCATGGTGCTGGTGGAGGGAGCGACCGTCAACCGCAACGGCGGCACCAGCGATTACGAATGCTCATCCAGCGAATTCTCCACCATGACCCCGGCCCTCTACCAGTCCCTCGACCAGAACAAGAAAAAGATCCGCTCGTTCAAACTGAAGGACTCCGCCTGGCTGTTTTCCAACAATTACCGGTTCCGCGAATGGTGCTTCGTTCCGGGTGAACAGGTGTACGTGCTGGGTCACGCGGGGTCGAACCTGAAGCTGGCGCGGCCCAAAAAGGCGGGGGTGAAGTTTTTCCTGAAAGCGAAAGAGGCCATCCGCAAAAACAAGGATCTGCAAAAACGGTTCGACACCAACAAGGACGGCAAGCTCGACTACTACGAACTGGAACACGGGGCCCAGCTCCTGGCGGAAAAACTGTCCGCCAAATACAGCAAACAGAAACTGGAGGAACTGGCATCCAAAACCAAGATGGTGTTCAAAAAGGAAGATGGTTTCCCCTTCATCATCAGCAACCGCCACGAAGAAGACCTGGTCTCCAACATCGGGACCTGGGCCACGGTCAAAATCTGGGGCGGCCCCGTCCTCACCGTCGCCTCGGTGGTTTACATCTGTTCCTATTATTTCAAGTAA
- the lgt gene encoding prolipoprotein diacylglyceryl transferase, giving the protein MHPILIEFGFLKIFTYGLLVATGFFVGIVLAAKQGQKDGLDSARILDLCFYLLIASILGGRLLYVVVEYRYFIANPLEMLKFWKGGLVYYGGLMAAVATAWYFMRKFDLPFWKTADVLAPSIAIGQAIGRWGCFFAGCCYGVRTDAPWAITFTNPQSLAPLNVPLHPTQIYLSLNALVIFFILLWVQKRKRFDGQVLLTYGILYSIGRFIIEFYRGDDRGYAVPDMLSTSQFIGLFILGLSIVFWVRRRGQAAKAS; this is encoded by the coding sequence ATGCATCCCATTCTCATTGAGTTTGGTTTTCTCAAAATTTTCACCTATGGACTGCTGGTGGCGACGGGATTTTTCGTCGGCATCGTGCTGGCCGCGAAACAGGGGCAGAAGGACGGGCTCGATTCCGCGCGGATCCTCGATCTGTGCTTTTACCTGTTGATCGCATCCATTCTGGGTGGGCGCCTGCTGTACGTGGTCGTCGAGTACCGCTATTTCATCGCGAATCCGCTGGAGATGTTGAAGTTCTGGAAAGGCGGGTTGGTTTATTACGGCGGATTGATGGCGGCGGTGGCGACGGCATGGTACTTCATGCGCAAGTTCGATCTGCCGTTCTGGAAGACCGCTGACGTGCTGGCGCCGTCGATTGCCATTGGGCAGGCCATCGGCCGCTGGGGATGTTTTTTCGCGGGTTGCTGTTATGGTGTGCGCACCGACGCGCCGTGGGCCATCACCTTCACCAACCCGCAGTCGCTCGCGCCCCTCAACGTGCCGCTCCACCCGACGCAGATTTACCTGTCCCTCAACGCACTTGTTATATTCTTCATTCTGCTGTGGGTGCAGAAGCGCAAACGCTTCGACGGGCAGGTGCTCCTCACCTATGGCATTCTGTATTCGATCGGCCGCTTCATCATCGAGTTCTATCGCGGCGACGACCGCGGTTACGCGGTGCCGGACATGCTCTCCACCTCGCAGTTCATCGGCCTGTTCATCCTGGGTCTGTCGATCGTGTTCTGGGTGAGACGACGGGGGCAGGCGGCCAAGGCGTCCTGA
- a CDS encoding ABC transporter substrate-binding protein — protein sequence MWTKRILIIMPLLVILFLLQSFFWVPTYDKQAAGNPERLRQFIETSIGDAEILNPILSADTASGRINGFVFDGLIDYDDQLNLRGRLATGWVIFEDAYLQTLPGFRVGGHTLDAPEDWLQFIRERTAGNKDWWENIESVIVQPARRIDDVLSLPELGADGKPVMKNGFPKMVGVKYRIQRPARIHFKLKKVDQNFFDPLEALFGARLFAEFPYERFVKAEDAGKAERLARHHAEILPVKEHNPIIRFQLRKGVRFHDGHEFDSGDVLFTYQALMNPNNASPRTSDYEPVKTAEVLGPHEIQFVYKRLFSPAITSWMMGILPEHLLNAEALKKEARAAGKSPEEMQNLSIRDSAFSRHPIGTGPFRFEHWEGDVEIRLTRNDDYWEGPPEYGEYVMRIIPDAITQEMEFYAGAADNYNVQPHQVARLKDDPKFHSISTVGNNYSYIGYNLRKPLFADPRVRKALGMAIDVDKIIKHVMYNQAERVTGPFAKATQWYDESVEPIPYDPDGALQILNDLGWKKNADGWLEKDGKVFEFNLITNHGNPIRKNIMTIVQNNWRKLGVKCNTQLFEWAVFLKDFVNALKFDALILGWSMGFDPDLYQLWHSSQTHPRQLNFVGYENEEADRLIVAIRREYDQDVQRRMTHQLHRIIAADQPYTFLFVGKSTLLLDRKIVIVERQPDGSEQYKKIRPVKGGLIYYHFNDWRKLPTAPNFSQ from the coding sequence ATGTGGACCAAGCGCATCCTCATCATCATGCCTCTGCTGGTCATCCTCTTTCTTCTCCAGTCTTTTTTCTGGGTGCCGACCTACGACAAGCAGGCTGCGGGCAACCCGGAACGCCTGCGTCAGTTCATCGAGACCTCCATCGGCGACGCAGAAATATTGAACCCCATCCTGAGTGCCGACACCGCCAGCGGCCGCATCAACGGCTTCGTGTTCGACGGACTGATCGATTACGACGACCAGCTCAACCTGCGCGGACGGCTGGCGACGGGCTGGGTTATCTTCGAAGACGCGTACCTGCAGACCCTGCCCGGCTTCCGGGTGGGCGGCCACACTCTCGATGCGCCTGAGGACTGGCTTCAATTCATCCGCGAACGCACCGCCGGAAACAAAGATTGGTGGGAGAACATCGAGTCAGTCATCGTTCAACCCGCCCGGCGCATCGATGATGTGCTTTCCCTGCCGGAACTGGGGGCGGACGGCAAGCCGGTTATGAAAAACGGGTTTCCAAAAATGGTCGGGGTGAAGTACCGCATCCAACGCCCGGCGCGCATTCACTTCAAGCTGAAGAAAGTGGACCAGAATTTTTTTGATCCGTTGGAAGCCCTGTTTGGCGCCAGGCTGTTTGCGGAGTTTCCTTACGAACGGTTCGTGAAAGCCGAGGATGCCGGGAAGGCGGAGCGTCTGGCCCGGCACCACGCGGAGATCCTGCCGGTCAAGGAACACAATCCGATCATCCGTTTCCAACTGCGCAAGGGCGTGCGCTTTCACGATGGACATGAATTCGATTCCGGCGACGTGCTGTTCACGTACCAGGCGCTGATGAATCCCAACAACGCCTCGCCGCGCACCTCGGATTACGAACCGGTCAAAACCGCCGAGGTGCTGGGTCCGCACGAGATTCAATTCGTGTACAAACGGTTGTTCTCCCCCGCCATCACGTCGTGGATGATGGGCATCCTGCCCGAACACCTGTTGAACGCCGAAGCGCTGAAAAAAGAAGCGCGCGCCGCCGGAAAGTCGCCGGAGGAAATGCAGAACCTGTCGATACGCGACAGCGCCTTCAGCCGCCACCCCATCGGCACCGGACCCTTCAGGTTCGAGCATTGGGAGGGCGATGTCGAGATTCGCCTGACGCGCAACGACGACTATTGGGAAGGCCCTCCGGAGTATGGCGAGTATGTCATGCGCATCATCCCCGACGCCATCACGCAGGAGATGGAGTTTTACGCCGGGGCGGCGGATAATTACAACGTCCAGCCGCACCAGGTAGCCCGGCTCAAGGATGATCCGAAGTTCCACAGCATCTCCACCGTGGGCAACAATTACTCCTACATCGGTTACAACCTGCGAAAGCCGTTGTTCGCCGACCCCAGGGTGCGCAAGGCCCTCGGCATGGCCATCGACGTGGACAAGATCATCAAGCACGTCATGTACAACCAGGCCGAGCGGGTGACCGGGCCGTTCGCCAAAGCCACCCAATGGTATGACGAATCGGTGGAGCCGATCCCGTACGATCCCGATGGCGCACTGCAAATATTGAATGATCTGGGATGGAAGAAAAATGCCGACGGTTGGCTGGAGAAAGACGGCAAGGTGTTTGAGTTCAACCTCATCACCAACCACGGCAACCCCATCCGCAAAAACATCATGACCATCGTGCAGAACAACTGGCGCAAGCTGGGTGTCAAATGCAACACGCAGTTGTTCGAGTGGGCCGTGTTTTTGAAAGACTTCGTCAATGCGCTCAAGTTCGACGCGCTGATCCTGGGGTGGAGTATGGGGTTCGATCCCGACCTGTACCAACTGTGGCATTCCAGCCAGACGCATCCCCGACAACTCAACTTCGTCGGTTATGAAAACGAGGAAGCCGACCGCCTGATCGTCGCCATCCGGCGCGAGTACGATCAGGACGTGCAACGGAGGATGACGCACCAATTGCACCGCATCATCGCCGCTGACCAGCCGTACACGTTTTTGTTCGTGGGCAAATCGACGCTCCTGCTGGACAGGAAGATCGTCATCGTCGAACGACAACCGGATGGAAGTGAACAATATAAAAAGATCCGTCCGGTGAAAGGCGGGTTGATTTACTACCACTTCAACGACTGGCGCAAGCTCCCCACCGCTCCCAACTTTTCGCAGTGA
- a CDS encoding YfhL family 4Fe-4S dicluster ferredoxin, translating into MATIITDECINCGVCEPECPNAAIDDGTKGGIDYYYIDPELCTECVGFHGEEACQEVCPVDCCIPDPDRRESEELLLDRAAQIHPDQTFPALDELTAETSLFRNPDRKNAHLEQ; encoded by the coding sequence ATGGCAACAATCATTACTGACGAATGCATTAACTGCGGTGTGTGTGAGCCGGAGTGCCCGAACGCCGCCATTGACGATGGTACCAAGGGTGGGATCGATTACTACTACATCGACCCGGAACTGTGTACCGAGTGTGTCGGTTTCCATGGTGAAGAAGCCTGCCAGGAAGTTTGCCCGGTAGACTGCTGTATTCCGGACCCCGACCGCCGCGAATCCGAGGAGCTTTTGCTGGACCGGGCCGCGCAGATCCATCCGGACCAGACGTTCCCGGCGCTTGACGAGCTGACTGCGGAGACCTCGCTGTTCCGCAACCCGGATCGCAAAAACGCCCATCTGGAGCAGTAA
- the msrP gene encoding protein-methionine-sulfoxide reductase catalytic subunit MsrP: MSHLDISPDWNADPRDITPENLFFNRRDFLQSLAVAGLIIGEALLPTTAQAQSAWLDRLLGGPEHKLQTSFTPIPGLKRNPAYTSSRPMTEETVALQYNNFYEFTSVKEGVWKLIDAFQPRPWQLEVSGLVNNPKIYDVDDLIKTMPLEERVYRHRCVETWAMVVPWNGFPLSELIRRSDPKPGARFVKFTSFLNPEVAPGQKQSHLPWPYTEGLTLKEAMNELTIMATGVYGHVLPNQHGAGIRLVTPWKYGYKSIKSVVKIELVDSQPATFWNTLVPHEYGFVSNVDPEVPHPRWSQKREKMIGTGDIHPTEKFNGYGKWVASLYA; encoded by the coding sequence ATGAGCCACTTGGACATTTCCCCTGACTGGAATGCGGACCCCCGGGACATCACCCCGGAGAATCTGTTTTTCAACCGCCGTGATTTTTTGCAGAGCCTGGCCGTCGCAGGTTTGATCATTGGTGAGGCGCTTCTGCCCACTACCGCGCAGGCGCAGTCCGCATGGCTGGACCGCCTGCTGGGCGGGCCGGAGCACAAACTGCAAACCAGTTTCACCCCCATTCCTGGATTGAAGCGCAATCCTGCCTACACGTCTTCACGGCCGATGACCGAAGAGACCGTGGCGCTCCAGTACAATAATTTTTATGAATTCACCTCCGTTAAAGAAGGCGTGTGGAAACTGATCGATGCCTTTCAGCCCCGCCCGTGGCAATTAGAGGTATCGGGGCTCGTTAACAACCCCAAAATCTACGATGTGGACGACCTCATCAAGACCATGCCGCTGGAAGAACGCGTGTACCGCCACCGTTGCGTGGAGACGTGGGCGATGGTGGTGCCGTGGAACGGGTTTCCGCTGAGCGAATTGATTCGCCGCTCCGATCCCAAACCCGGCGCGCGGTTCGTGAAGTTCACCAGCTTTCTCAACCCGGAAGTGGCGCCGGGGCAGAAGCAGAGCCACCTGCCGTGGCCCTACACTGAGGGACTGACGCTGAAAGAAGCGATGAACGAATTGACGATCATGGCGACGGGCGTGTACGGGCACGTCCTGCCGAACCAGCACGGTGCGGGCATCCGGCTGGTGACGCCGTGGAAGTACGGTTATAAAAGCATCAAGTCCGTGGTGAAGATCGAACTGGTGGACAGCCAGCCGGCGACGTTCTGGAACACGCTGGTGCCGCACGAGTACGGCTTTGTGTCCAACGTGGACCCGGAGGTGCCGCATCCGCGCTGGTCGCAGAAAAGGGAAAAGATGATCGGTACCGGCGACATCCACCCTACCGAAAAATTCAACGGTTACGGCAAGTGGGTGGCCTCGCTGTATGCGTGA
- a CDS encoding LemA family protein encodes MSTTTIVILGILGFGLLGIIGYFIMIYNGLISLKENIKKSWANIDVILKQRYDEIPKLISVCESYAQFEKGMLDRLLKARERYVRADGVKEKSKASNQISEALRSVFALAENYPELKANENFMQLQNRISHLEETLADRREFFNDSVNNYNIRIQQIPDVFVAGMLNYRQEEMFEVAEEERRDVKVDIKLPSFD; translated from the coding sequence ATGTCAACGACCACGATCGTGATTTTGGGAATCCTGGGTTTCGGCCTGCTGGGGATCATCGGTTATTTCATCATGATCTACAACGGCCTCATTTCCCTGAAGGAAAACATTAAAAAGTCCTGGGCCAACATCGATGTCATCCTGAAACAGCGCTACGACGAAATCCCGAAACTCATTTCCGTCTGCGAAAGCTACGCCCAGTTCGAAAAAGGCATGCTCGACCGCCTGCTGAAAGCGCGGGAACGCTATGTGCGCGCGGATGGCGTGAAAGAGAAATCGAAAGCCAGCAACCAGATCAGCGAAGCGTTGCGCAGTGTCTTTGCCTTGGCGGAAAACTATCCGGAACTCAAAGCCAACGAAAACTTCATGCAGTTGCAGAACCGCATCTCGCACCTGGAAGAAACCCTGGCCGACCGCCGCGAATTTTTCAACGACAGCGTCAACAATTACAACATCCGCATCCAGCAGATTCCGGATGTGTTCGTGGCAGGCATGCTGAACTACCGGCAGGAAGAAATGTTTGAAGTGGCGGAGGAGGAACGCCGTGACGTGAAGGTCGACATCAAACTTCCCAGCTTCGACTGA
- the rpsF gene encoding 30S ribosomal protein S6: protein MRSYQSVLILKPDLDEGHVDQAVEKITALIQKHSGEVLKLEKWGKKRLAYKVKKNKFGYYLNIYHTCGAGEIPGLEKEYKLMDVLIKFLVIVLDEKELERAMSRGTESGEEGEESKAPEGEGEKETKKESAPAAS from the coding sequence TTGCGTAGCTATCAGTCTGTCCTGATTCTGAAACCTGATCTCGACGAAGGTCATGTCGATCAGGCCGTCGAAAAAATCACCGCCCTCATTCAAAAGCACAGCGGCGAAGTGCTGAAGCTGGAGAAGTGGGGCAAAAAACGCCTCGCATACAAAGTCAAAAAGAACAAGTTCGGATACTACCTCAATATTTACCACACCTGTGGCGCTGGCGAAATTCCCGGTCTGGAAAAAGAGTACAAGCTGATGGACGTGCTCATCAAATTTCTGGTGATCGTCCTTGATGAAAAGGAACTGGAACGGGCCATGAGCCGGGGAACCGAATCCGGCGAAGAGGGCGAGGAATCCAAGGCGCCCGAAGGCGAAGGGGAAAAGGAAACCAAGAAGGAATCCGCTCCTGCCGCATCGTAA